From a region of the Athene noctua chromosome 14, bAthNoc1.hap1.1, whole genome shotgun sequence genome:
- the LOC141966193 gene encoding olfactory receptor 5AP2-like — translation MAQENWTTVTEFVFKGLTDCLDLQVTLFVVFLLIYVITVVGNLGVVATVWLDSQLQTPMYFFLSNLSFLDLCYSSVVTPKMLLNISSERKTISFAGCFTQLYFYAAFVTVEFYLLAVMVYDSYIAICNPLRYPIVMSRKVCVSLLTGSYAVGFFDSVVLTGFGLRVSFCGPNVIDHFFCDGPPLSKLSCSDIRLNQALILAFGGFNEVTTVSIILVSYGHILFTILRMGSALGKRKAFGTCASHMVVVTIFYGTLLFMYLRPSSSYSLGRDKIVSVFYVFVTPMLNAFIYSLRNQEVKSALKRATKSLQKELV, via the coding sequence ATGGCTCAGGAAAACTGGACTACAGTGACAGAATTTGTTTTCAAGGGGCTCACTGATTGCCTTGACCTCCAAGTTACCCTCTTTGTGGTTTTCTTGCTCATCTATGTCATCACTGTGGTGGGAAACCTTGGCGTTGTTGCTACAGTCTGGCTTGATTCCCAGCTTCaaacccccatgtacttctttcTCAGCAACTTGTCCTTCTTGGATCTGTGCTACTCCTCAGTTGTGACACCCAAAATGCTACTGAATATCTCATCAGAAAGGAAGACCATTTCTTTTGCTGGCTGCTTCACACAGCTGTATTTTTACGCTGCTTTTGTAACTGTGGAGTTCTATCTCCTGGCCGTGATGGTGTATGATAGCTACATTGCCATCTGCAACCCCCTGCGCTACCCTATTGTCATGTCCCGGAAGGTCTGTGTTTCCCTCTTGACAGGCTCCTatgcagtggggttttttgattcTGTGGTACTCACAGGCTTTGGGCTGAGAGTGTCTTTCTGCGGCCCCAATGTCATTGACCACTTCTTCTGTGATGGGCCACCACTGTCAAAACTGTCCTGCTCCGATATTCGCCTCAACCAAGCGCTGATACTTGCTTTTGGGGGCTTCAACGAGGTGACCACTGTATCAATCATCCTCGTCTCCTACGGCCACATCCTGTTCACCATCCTGAGGATGGGCTCTGCGCTGGGCAAGCGCAAAGCTTTTGGTACCTGTGCATCCCACATGGTGGTTGTCACCATCTTCTATGGAACCCTTCTCTTCATGTACCTGCGGCCCAGCTCCAGCTACTCCCTGGGCAGGGACAAAATCGTTTCTGTCTTTTATGTGTTTGTGACCCCGATGTTGAACGCCTTCATCTACAGCCTGAGGAACCAGGAGGTGAAAAGTGCTCTGAAAAGAGCA
- the LOC141966054 gene encoding olfactory receptor 5AP2-like, whose amino-acid sequence MGGNHTQTKFILLGITDSPCVQAPLFGLFLLIYIVTLVGNMGIMVLVWVVPSLHTPMYFFLSHFSFTDVCYSTVISPKMLADLLSENKTISFAGCVTQFHGFAFFATAECHLLAVMAYDRHVAICNPLLYVTVISSRVCQRLVALSYLVAFLSAIIYTGCTFGGSFCGPNQIDHFFCDISPVLKLMCSETHRNKMVIFAFVVINAVGTSMIILLSYICILRTVLRMRSAQSRSRAFNTCTSHLAAVSLFYGTIFFMYLQPASSHRSLDKVASIFYTVVTPMLNPFIYSLRNKEVKGALVKVGNQKSLVKEIK is encoded by the coding sequence ATGGGAGGAAATCACACACAGACTAAATTCATCCTCTTGGGAATTACAGACAGTCCATGTGTGCAGGCCCCTCTCTTTGGGTTGTTTCTATTGATCTACATTGTCACTTTGGTGGGGAACATGGGGATTATGGTCTTGGTTTGGGTGGTTCCCAGCCtccacacccccatgtacttcttcctcagCCATTTTTCATTCACCGATGTCTGCTATTCCACAGTCATCTCCCCCAAAATGCTAGCAGACCTGTTATCAGAGAATAAAACCATTTCTTTTGCTGGCTGTGTGACACAGTTCCATGGCTTTGCTTTCTTTGCGACCGCTGAGTGTCACCTCCTGGCTGTGATGGCCTATGACCGGCATGTTGCTATCTGCAACCCCCTCCTGTACGTGACGGTCATCTCCAGCCGTGTCTGCCAGCGGCTGGTAGCATTGTCCTACCTCGTTGCCTTTCTTAGTGCCATCATCTACACAGGCTGTACCTTTGGGGGTTCCTTCTGCGGACCCAACCAAATCGACCACTTCTTCTGTGACATCAGCCCTGTCCTAAAGCTCATGTGCTCCGAAACCCACAGGAACAAGATGGTCATCTTTGCTTTTGTTGTGATAAATGCAGTGGGCACGAGCATGATCATTTTGCTCTCCTACATCTGTATCCTCCGTACAGTCCTGAGAATGCGCTCAGCACAGAGCCGGTCCAGAGCCTTCAACACCTGCACCTCCCACTTGGCAGCCGTTTCCTTATTCTATGGGACAATATTCTTCATGTACCTACAACCTGCATCTAGCCACAGAAGCCTGGATAAAGTGGCCTCCATCTTCTACACTGTGGTCACCCCCATGCTCAACCCATTCATCTACAGCCTGAGGAACAAGGAGGTGAAGGGTG